A single genomic interval of Chitinophaga sp. 180180018-3 harbors:
- a CDS encoding SusD/RagB family nutrient-binding outer membrane lipoprotein, with translation MKYIKLKSFFVLTLLLSSVACKKKLEDLYQNPDGYSKDMADKSGVSVISGFFTSQLTQGFFLSGDYGSVYHQVRSGERVMANAIQSYNISTEGAPYALKDVEHDWGTGGFNESVFNFVNTQWITPILWAQREYNNTPQAKRTNLDSLYITLMHVLKGYAYQRATDMYDKVPYIETGSAGGLDGVKAKYLGQSDIYPKIISDFKAADDALSTITLTPTQQAAFNQQDILFGGNIQKWRKYVNSLRLRCAMNVSEVLPTLTRQVLTDLQGKPLLSDYNDVAGVADIAVIALNRICNELGITRAFRERGDDCRAGKKFLQDVMYCQPTIGTKVVNGQTLSYFSGDNSATGLLNGTVDPRVAYIFAPDWSGRYLGLDTKWDGNKDPNSYLNQVLRGLYINDPILTDISKTTFYYGVGKSIQLDAASKADLSKRESFLLNALRSAFANGDDHDGNVGTASNLVAEYNIRPQFNFALKYPTIHAVETELSLAEAAVRGFGQLNGAARDHYKNAIILSCKYWYELNNSNQYSKTTLPAMPTTMDDSRINAKPAMEYNASVYAENAAQKFDAMSSTQQVQAIFNQLQLHYNMVNFEVPYTAARRLIKYLGTNPASMYEIFKWKERMTYPSSVQAADPEGWSIISPSNNPDLPVWFTGRTTKWKNTLE, from the coding sequence ATGAAATACATCAAATTAAAATCATTTTTCGTACTTACGTTGTTACTGTCTTCTGTAGCATGTAAGAAGAAGCTGGAGGATTTATACCAGAATCCTGATGGATATTCGAAAGACATGGCTGATAAGTCAGGTGTAAGTGTTATCTCCGGATTCTTCACCTCTCAGCTAACCCAGGGATTCTTCCTGAGTGGTGATTATGGTTCCGTTTACCACCAGGTGAGAAGTGGAGAGAGGGTTATGGCGAATGCTATCCAGTCTTATAACATCTCTACTGAGGGGGCTCCTTATGCGCTCAAAGATGTTGAGCATGACTGGGGCACAGGCGGTTTTAACGAATCTGTTTTTAACTTCGTTAATACGCAATGGATTACGCCCATACTCTGGGCACAACGTGAATACAATAACACACCACAAGCTAAACGGACCAATTTAGATAGCCTGTACATCACCTTAATGCATGTTTTAAAAGGTTATGCTTACCAGAGAGCAACCGACATGTACGATAAGGTTCCATACATAGAAACAGGATCGGCAGGCGGACTTGATGGTGTTAAAGCAAAATACCTGGGCCAATCAGATATCTATCCGAAAATAATCAGTGATTTCAAAGCTGCCGACGACGCATTGTCAACTATAACGCTGACTCCTACCCAGCAGGCAGCATTCAACCAACAGGATATCCTTTTTGGAGGAAATATCCAGAAATGGCGTAAGTATGTTAATTCATTAAGATTGCGTTGCGCCATGAACGTAAGCGAAGTGTTGCCTACGCTGACAAGACAGGTACTTACCGACTTGCAAGGCAAACCTTTACTGTCAGACTATAACGACGTGGCTGGTGTAGCCGACATAGCTGTTATTGCACTGAATCGTATTTGTAATGAATTAGGTATTACACGTGCTTTCAGGGAAAGAGGGGATGATTGCCGTGCCGGGAAAAAATTCCTGCAAGACGTGATGTATTGTCAGCCAACCATTGGCACTAAAGTGGTAAACGGACAAACGTTATCCTATTTTAGCGGCGATAATTCCGCAACAGGTTTATTGAATGGCACTGTTGACCCACGTGTTGCTTATATCTTCGCCCCTGACTGGAGTGGCAGATACCTGGGGCTTGATACAAAATGGGATGGCAATAAGGATCCAAATAGTTATTTAAATCAGGTTTTGCGTGGCTTATACATTAACGATCCTATTTTGACCGATATTTCAAAAACAACCTTTTATTATGGCGTAGGTAAGTCAATCCAATTGGATGCAGCGTCAAAAGCAGATCTGAGTAAACGAGAGTCATTCCTGCTAAATGCACTTCGCAGTGCCTTTGCCAATGGCGATGACCATGATGGGAACGTAGGTACCGCCAGCAACCTGGTTGCTGAGTACAATATTCGCCCGCAATTCAACTTTGCACTAAAATATCCAACCATCCATGCAGTTGAAACCGAGCTTTCACTGGCTGAAGCAGCAGTAAGAGGTTTCGGTCAGCTGAATGGTGCTGCCCGCGATCACTACAAGAATGCAATTATCTTATCCTGCAAATATTGGTATGAACTGAATAACTCAAATCAATATTCCAAGACAACGTTGCCGGCCATGCCAACAACCATGGATGATTCAAGAATCAATGCCAAGCCTGCAATGGAATATAATGCAAGTGTTTATGCAGAGAATGCAGCGCAGAAATTTGATGCCATGTCAAGTACGCAGCAGGTTCAGGCAATTTTCAATCAGCTTCAACTGCATTACAATATGGTGAACTTTGAAGTGCCTTATACCGCTGCCCGCAGGTTAATTAAATACCTGGGTACCAATCCGGCTTCCATGTATGAAATATTCAAGTGGAAAGAAAGAATGACTTATCCAAGTAGCGTTCAGGCTGCCGATCCGGAAGGTTGGTCCATTATTAGTCCTTCTAACAATCCGGATCTTCCTGTATGGTTTACCGGCCGTACTACCAAATGGAAGAATACATTGGAATAG
- a CDS encoding SusC/RagA family TonB-linked outer membrane protein produces MQSTKRCLLLFMLFCIGSIFAYGQGKMTVSGTIKDTTGNGLEGATVSEKGTSNWVPTGKGGSFTINVKPDAKLVISYVGFLTKEVLATSSMQITLISDVRSAEEVVVTALGIKKQSKALGYAVSKIDADRIMVSGTPSNPLQALYGAAPGVQVAATAAGPSAGMKINIRNAVSFDENSSTRPLIVVDGVPIHDQNTKMGFGATDRDNGTGINDINPDDIASMEILKGAKASVLYGSEGANGVLLITTKSGTKGKGLGVAASFTTSWDRAAFLPKLQNEYGTGSSPSNSRNDAQGYYLDANGKRALATTLGDGTGAQAFGPKFDPSVKVLWWDGVERPWVAQTKNIYNDLYQTGHQNTTNVALSGGNDQGQIRFSYTNTNMTPIRPGSRFDKNTFSLNSSYKLNNNITLKYTGNFFISKNLNAANLSTMNGEGQQAEIGAFSSDINVGLLKSHLLTPDGYNYFANPSLRNLISNGRKGVVGFLWDQLENQSIFTRLHNIQSLSADIKLTNIFSATLMGGLDYSTERNEYKGKLLDPQLLGPNSGFMYSDVTNTYKTTYGQGMLNFNTKINADFDLSGFVGGVIRKNYTEGKGASVNGYGQLVIPNYFSFNNLPLGVQPQYQFTNGQDLLYSLIGSAQLAWRNQVYIEAQGRQDWSSILPPGYNHYFYPGISAAWILSESFKLPAVFNYAKVRASWADVGRPGPRYFSNVNYSTSQTGGGYVLTPPSDLPPMDANGQPNLKPERKREFEVGFETYLLENKRIGVDFSYYRSNIYDQIMAVAAPPGMGVKNVRMNAGNVMNKGWELAIKTKPVLTKDFEWDVNLMFAHGKTTVEKLDGKLQSLTLWNSFGAVNTVANVGQEYGQIYLTKSTYTYNNPNNPSDPNNGKRVVNAAGSAYDYKSTAKLIGKTIPDVTGGFFTSFAYKNVRLIANIDYQFGATFLSGSETYMMAAGALNETLKYRDEAHGGVAYYLDANSKKVAGNNPNGGPTFHDGVILNGVGTDGKPNTKVVSADNYYYDSYFSNGFFPEDRIFKSDYVALRNLAIDYTLSSNISHKIRMSSLSISVFANNVAYLYKAAPNSVPESTNGTGWGVGSYGTTALPAQRSIGISIKTKF; encoded by the coding sequence ATGCAGTCAACCAAAAGATGTCTGTTGCTTTTTATGCTCTTTTGTATAGGAAGCATATTTGCCTATGGGCAGGGGAAAATGACGGTTTCAGGCACCATCAAGGACACCACCGGCAATGGTCTTGAAGGAGCTACCGTGAGTGAAAAAGGCACATCCAACTGGGTGCCGACCGGCAAGGGTGGTAGTTTTACCATCAATGTAAAACCAGATGCAAAACTGGTTATTTCTTATGTAGGATTTTTAACCAAAGAAGTGCTGGCCACATCTTCTATGCAGATAACACTAATCTCCGATGTTCGGAGTGCTGAAGAAGTGGTGGTTACTGCGCTGGGCATCAAAAAACAATCTAAAGCGTTAGGTTACGCAGTGTCCAAAATTGATGCAGACCGGATTATGGTCAGCGGTACACCCTCCAATCCTTTACAGGCCCTCTATGGCGCTGCACCTGGGGTACAGGTGGCAGCCACGGCAGCCGGTCCTTCCGCTGGTATGAAAATCAATATTCGTAATGCGGTGTCTTTTGATGAAAATTCATCGACACGTCCACTGATTGTAGTAGATGGGGTGCCTATTCACGACCAGAATACGAAAATGGGCTTCGGGGCTACGGATCGTGATAATGGAACTGGTATTAACGATATCAACCCTGACGACATTGCTTCTATGGAAATTTTGAAAGGGGCTAAAGCATCAGTATTATACGGTAGTGAAGGTGCCAATGGGGTGCTGTTGATTACCACCAAAAGCGGTACCAAAGGGAAAGGATTGGGAGTAGCAGCGTCTTTTACCACTTCATGGGATCGCGCGGCATTTCTGCCTAAATTGCAAAATGAATATGGAACAGGTTCCAGCCCCAGCAACTCCAGAAACGATGCTCAGGGATATTATCTTGATGCGAATGGAAAAAGAGCACTGGCCACTACATTAGGCGATGGTACTGGCGCACAGGCATTTGGACCAAAATTCGACCCGAGTGTAAAAGTGCTGTGGTGGGATGGTGTAGAAAGACCATGGGTGGCACAAACCAAAAATATCTATAATGATCTTTACCAAACAGGGCATCAAAACACCACCAATGTGGCTTTAAGTGGCGGTAATGATCAGGGACAGATCCGTTTTTCATACACTAATACAAATATGACCCCCATCAGGCCAGGGTCAAGGTTTGACAAAAATACGTTTAGCCTTAACTCATCTTACAAGTTAAACAATAACATCACCCTTAAATATACCGGCAACTTTTTTATTTCCAAAAACCTGAATGCCGCCAACCTGAGTACCATGAACGGAGAAGGTCAGCAGGCTGAGATTGGAGCATTTAGCTCTGATATCAATGTAGGCTTGTTAAAGTCGCATTTGCTGACACCTGATGGATATAATTACTTTGCCAACCCAAGCCTGAGAAACTTAATCTCTAATGGCCGGAAAGGAGTTGTAGGTTTTCTCTGGGATCAGCTCGAGAATCAGTCTATATTTACAAGATTGCATAATATCCAATCTTTATCTGCTGATATAAAACTCACCAATATATTTAGTGCCACATTAATGGGCGGTCTGGATTACAGTACGGAGAGGAATGAGTATAAAGGTAAATTGCTGGATCCCCAGTTATTAGGGCCTAATAGTGGTTTCATGTACAGCGATGTAACGAATACCTACAAGACTACCTACGGGCAGGGTATGCTGAACTTCAATACCAAAATAAATGCTGATTTTGATTTATCTGGTTTTGTGGGTGGCGTAATCAGAAAGAATTATACAGAAGGAAAAGGTGCATCTGTGAATGGTTATGGACAGCTTGTTATCCCTAACTATTTCTCATTTAATAACTTACCATTAGGAGTACAACCTCAGTACCAGTTTACAAACGGACAGGATTTATTATACAGTTTAATTGGGTCAGCCCAGTTGGCGTGGAGAAACCAGGTATACATTGAAGCTCAGGGAAGACAAGACTGGTCATCTATTTTGCCTCCGGGGTATAATCATTATTTCTATCCTGGTATAAGTGCAGCGTGGATCTTAAGCGAAAGCTTTAAATTGCCAGCAGTGTTTAATTATGCCAAAGTAAGGGCATCATGGGCCGATGTGGGTCGTCCGGGTCCACGTTATTTCAGCAACGTGAACTATTCTACTTCTCAAACCGGCGGTGGCTATGTGCTTACTCCTCCATCTGATCTTCCTCCAATGGATGCCAATGGTCAGCCAAACTTAAAACCTGAGCGTAAACGTGAATTCGAAGTAGGTTTTGAAACTTACCTGCTCGAAAACAAAAGAATTGGTGTGGACTTCTCTTATTACAGATCCAATATCTACGACCAGATCATGGCGGTAGCTGCACCTCCGGGAATGGGCGTTAAAAATGTTCGCATGAACGCAGGTAACGTTATGAACAAAGGATGGGAGCTGGCTATTAAAACAAAACCAGTTTTAACGAAAGATTTTGAGTGGGATGTGAATCTGATGTTTGCACATGGTAAAACTACTGTTGAAAAACTGGATGGCAAATTGCAATCTCTCACGTTATGGAATTCTTTCGGTGCAGTAAATACGGTGGCTAACGTGGGCCAGGAATATGGTCAGATTTACCTGACTAAGTCGACCTATACTTACAATAATCCAAATAATCCAAGTGATCCAAACAATGGAAAACGAGTGGTGAATGCTGCCGGATCAGCTTATGATTATAAGAGTACAGCAAAGTTGATCGGCAAAACAATTCCTGATGTAACGGGAGGATTTTTCACTTCTTTTGCCTATAAGAATGTACGTCTCATTGCAAATATAGATTACCAGTTTGGCGCTACTTTCCTGTCAGGTTCAGAAACTTATATGATGGCTGCCGGTGCGTTAAACGAAACATTGAAGTATAGAGATGAAGCACATGGTGGAGTTGCTTATTATTTAGATGCGAATTCCAAGAAAGTGGCAGGTAATAATCCTAATGGCGGACCAACCTTTCACGACGGTGTGATATTGAATGGTGTGGGCACTGACGGTAAACCGAATACCAAAGTGGTTTCTGCTGATAATTATTATTACGATTCTTATTTTTCAAATGGCTTCTTCCCTGAAGACAGGATCTTTAAAAGCGATTACGTAGCACTGCGTAATCTGGCCATCGATTATACGTTGAGTTCAAATATTTCTCACAAGATCCGCATGAGTAGTCTGAGCATATCAGTTTTTGCGAACAATGTGGCTTACCTCTACAAAGCGGCGCCAAATTCAGTACCTGAATCAACTAACGGAACAGGATGGGGCGTAGGTTCCTATGGAACAACTGCATTACCCGCACAGCGTTCAATAGGTATTTCTATCAAAACTAAATTCTAA
- a CDS encoding alkaline phosphatase family protein — translation MQAQIISNSPEPRKDIRKPVDTTWKQLLAGDKLLPNGQLLNPAGQSLNLTKGARVLNLEFAHQQHLLIAKTNRRLSFINAKDFQSLGDFDYLDKESGSMNGLAVDDNDSTIYFTGLQKNLYVGNVSSSGTFTLTKKINLSANNKNTNPLGIGLCQNNIAFVALAITNEIAVVDLSKGKVLSTIPVGVCPYAVTISKDKKLAFVSNFGGPHAQKGDRTEKSAGTEVAVDERSVALRGSVTVIDVMSRKKIAEVATRIHPESMVLSPDGKLLYVTDDSGDGISVIDVKTLKIVHTINTKPDPSLPYGSLTTALAFSSDGKTLLAANAGNNSIALIDPAHPGKAPHGFIAAGGFPGTIGISGNNLFIGNVTALKGEIQKVALPRNQAETDNYTAEARKGFHFIELLRAQAVAGSGAKPKPIPDHLGEPSSIKHVVYIIKENKKFDQVLGDFGKGNCDPKLVEFGKETTPNTHELAKQFVLLDNYYCNGVNSSDGHQWAIQGITTPYHEKDFWNGHCAYDFGTDPLSYAGCGFIWNHLLRKGISFRNFGETDLAEITRGKTWTDVYNSWKNKNDSARYQCSYAMKSVEKYSDLRFPGWNMNITDQVRADAFITALKEYEAAGNLPEFIIVYLPNDHTSGYSEETPTPRAYVTDNDWATGRVVEALSKSSFWKDMAIFINEDDPQSGTDHVDGHRSICMVAGPYVKRDTIISNFYNQSSVLHTICRIFGVQPMNQLVATAPLMTACFQQSPDYTAYNCLTPTIAINEMNPRKDMIKSKTTARLAPATQKMDFSKPDLIDKDALLFSEYVWSTIHGDKPFPKEYFGAHQKGLKALGLKVDAEAEEDND, via the coding sequence ATGCAGGCACAGATAATATCAAATAGTCCGGAACCCCGAAAAGACATCAGGAAACCTGTAGATACCACCTGGAAGCAGTTGCTGGCAGGAGACAAACTGTTACCAAATGGTCAGTTACTGAATCCGGCAGGACAAAGCCTCAATTTAACAAAGGGCGCCAGGGTGTTGAACCTGGAATTTGCGCATCAACAGCATCTACTTATTGCAAAAACCAACAGGCGGTTGTCTTTTATTAATGCAAAAGATTTTCAATCACTTGGCGACTTCGATTATCTTGATAAGGAATCAGGGTCTATGAATGGCCTGGCAGTAGATGACAATGATTCTACTATTTATTTTACCGGGCTGCAAAAGAATTTATATGTAGGCAATGTTAGCAGCTCAGGAACATTTACGCTGACGAAGAAAATCAATCTGTCGGCTAATAATAAAAATACCAACCCATTGGGTATTGGATTGTGCCAGAATAACATTGCCTTTGTGGCCCTGGCTATCACCAACGAAATTGCGGTTGTGGACCTCTCAAAAGGCAAAGTATTAAGCACTATTCCGGTGGGTGTTTGTCCGTATGCAGTCACCATCAGTAAAGATAAAAAGCTGGCGTTTGTGAGCAATTTCGGCGGCCCACACGCTCAAAAAGGAGATAGAACGGAAAAATCGGCCGGAACCGAGGTCGCGGTGGATGAGCGATCAGTGGCATTGCGCGGCTCTGTTACTGTCATTGATGTGATGTCGAGAAAAAAAATCGCAGAGGTGGCTACCCGCATCCATCCCGAATCTATGGTTTTATCGCCCGATGGTAAATTACTTTATGTAACTGATGATAGCGGAGATGGTATTAGCGTGATAGATGTAAAGACCTTAAAAATCGTACATACCATTAATACCAAGCCGGATCCGTCTCTCCCCTATGGTAGTCTGACAACTGCACTGGCATTCAGCTCCGACGGAAAAACGCTGCTGGCTGCCAATGCCGGCAACAATTCCATTGCGCTCATTGACCCGGCACACCCCGGGAAAGCCCCTCATGGCTTTATTGCAGCAGGTGGCTTTCCGGGAACGATAGGCATTTCCGGGAATAATTTATTCATCGGAAACGTGACCGCTTTGAAAGGAGAAATCCAAAAAGTGGCGCTTCCCCGCAACCAGGCTGAAACAGACAACTATACTGCAGAAGCCAGGAAAGGATTTCATTTTATAGAATTGCTGAGAGCACAGGCCGTGGCCGGTTCAGGCGCTAAGCCTAAACCCATCCCTGATCATCTTGGGGAACCATCTTCTATAAAACATGTAGTATATATTATTAAAGAGAATAAAAAATTTGACCAGGTGCTGGGTGACTTTGGAAAAGGTAACTGTGATCCCAAACTGGTGGAATTTGGAAAAGAGACGACACCCAACACGCACGAACTGGCTAAACAATTTGTGCTGCTGGACAATTACTATTGTAATGGCGTTAATTCGAGCGATGGCCACCAGTGGGCTATCCAGGGGATTACTACCCCCTACCACGAAAAAGATTTCTGGAACGGACACTGTGCTTATGATTTCGGAACAGATCCGCTGTCGTACGCAGGCTGTGGTTTCATCTGGAATCACCTGCTGCGTAAGGGCATTTCATTCCGGAATTTCGGAGAAACAGATCTTGCCGAAATAACCAGGGGAAAAACCTGGACTGATGTTTATAACTCCTGGAAAAATAAAAATGATTCTGCCCGGTATCAGTGCTCCTACGCCATGAAAAGCGTGGAAAAGTACAGCGATCTCCGCTTCCCGGGCTGGAACATGAATATTACAGACCAGGTCAGGGCCGATGCCTTTATCACTGCGTTGAAAGAATATGAAGCAGCAGGTAACCTGCCTGAATTTATCATCGTTTATCTGCCTAATGACCACACCAGTGGGTATAGTGAGGAAACACCCACTCCCCGCGCTTATGTTACAGACAATGATTGGGCAACAGGCAGGGTGGTAGAAGCGCTTTCGAAAAGTTCGTTCTGGAAGGACATGGCCATCTTCATCAATGAAGATGATCCTCAAAGCGGTACCGACCATGTGGATGGGCACCGTTCCATATGCATGGTAGCAGGGCCTTATGTAAAGCGCGATACCATCATCAGTAATTTCTACAATCAATCATCCGTACTGCATACCATTTGCCGGATATTCGGCGTACAGCCGATGAACCAATTGGTGGCAACAGCTCCGTTAATGACGGCATGTTTTCAGCAGTCGCCTGATTATACCGCCTATAATTGTCTGACGCCAACGATTGCCATTAATGAGATGAATCCACGCAAAGACATGATCAAAAGTAAAACCACCGCCAGGCTGGCACCAGCAACACAGAAAATGGATTTCTCCAAACCGGATCTTATTGATAAAGATGCTTTGTTATTCAGTGAATATGTATGGTCTACCATACATGGCGACAAACCCTTTCCCAAAGAGTATTTCGGCGCGCATCAAAAGGGCTTGAAAGCCCTGGGCCTGAAAGTAGACGCTGAAGCGGAGGAAGATAACGACTAA
- a CDS encoding Crp/Fnr family transcriptional regulator, whose protein sequence is MLQMHQFLQKQVNISNEDWLLFSSRFEQKIYPAKTFYLKAGETENYLSFVDSGLLRFYVENKEGNETTIGFSFEGWFMSVFSSFYTRKPSMCYGETLAETCIWRMHYDDLQEMYQRLSIVERIGRLATEQLLLLKSERELSFLLKSAEERYLDLLNKAPHLLQQVPLKYLASYIGVTPQALSRIRKRIS, encoded by the coding sequence ATGCTTCAAATGCATCAATTCCTCCAGAAACAAGTCAATATCTCCAACGAAGACTGGCTCCTTTTCTCCTCACGCTTCGAACAAAAAATCTACCCTGCTAAAACCTTCTATCTGAAAGCCGGAGAAACAGAAAACTATCTGAGCTTTGTTGATAGCGGATTATTACGTTTTTATGTAGAAAATAAGGAAGGCAACGAAACCACCATTGGCTTTTCATTTGAAGGCTGGTTTATGAGCGTCTTCAGCTCTTTTTATACGCGTAAACCATCAATGTGTTATGGAGAAACCCTTGCTGAAACTTGTATCTGGCGCATGCATTATGATGATCTGCAGGAAATGTATCAACGGTTGAGCATCGTGGAAAGAATAGGCCGGCTGGCTACGGAACAACTACTTTTACTAAAATCAGAAAGAGAACTATCTTTCCTCCTGAAATCTGCTGAAGAGCGCTACCTTGATCTGCTGAATAAAGCCCCCCACTTATTACAGCAGGTGCCTTTGAAATATCTGGCTTCTTATATCGGGGTTACTCCCCAGGCGCTGAGCAGGATCCGGAAACGCATTTCTTAA
- a CDS encoding methyltransferase domain-containing protein, which yields MSYSDKFREIDQGIYSSLENIRGARYDNKAKYYERLVGTEAFNRIIWNCSRNELIKFAAEAILHSPGTVLDIGCGGLAQTAMLYRTTSNHCTLFDRSFEMLKIARFRLLEGGNTIPPNIRLLQGNAFELPFPDNHFDTICSFGTIHLFDNKQDFVNEILRVLKKGGRFYCYTMTGEQMIGRVFMSLFRLIREFGEVWSEQQNLSLFDSEQLQVRSYRIGSVLFIYGQKIG from the coding sequence ATGAGCTACTCAGACAAATTTAGAGAGATAGACCAGGGCATTTATTCATCTCTGGAAAATATCAGGGGAGCAAGATATGATAACAAGGCGAAGTACTACGAACGCCTTGTCGGAACTGAGGCTTTCAACCGGATCATCTGGAACTGCAGCAGGAATGAACTGATAAAATTCGCTGCCGAGGCCATCCTGCATTCACCGGGAACCGTGCTGGATATCGGCTGTGGTGGCCTGGCGCAAACAGCTATGTTGTATCGCACTACCAGTAATCACTGCACACTTTTCGACAGGTCGTTTGAAATGCTGAAGATCGCCAGGTTCAGGCTCCTGGAGGGAGGAAACACCATACCTCCTAACATCCGCTTATTACAGGGCAATGCCTTTGAACTACCTTTCCCCGATAATCACTTTGACACCATTTGTAGCTTCGGTACCATTCACCTTTTTGATAACAAGCAGGATTTTGTAAATGAAATCCTGCGCGTATTAAAAAAAGGAGGAAGGTTCTATTGCTATACCATGACAGGTGAGCAAATGATCGGCCGTGTTTTTATGTCGCTGTTTCGGCTGATTCGTGAATTCGGGGAAGTATGGTCTGAACAGCAAAACCTATCGCTATTTGATAGTGAACAATTGCAGGTGCGAAGTTACCGGATAGGAAGCGTGTTGTTTATTTACGGACAGAAAATAGGATAA